One genomic segment of Dehalococcoidia bacterium includes these proteins:
- a CDS encoding TrkA family potassium uptake protein, whose amino-acid sequence MYIIIVGGGKVGFYLASELVAEGHEILVIEQEPAKVARINDELGDVAVQGDGCEAAVLENAGTGRADMFIAVTGDDEDNLVSCQVARKKFDVPRTIARLNNPKNALIFKKLGIDTTVSATAAIMAHIEQELPTHHLIPLLSLRGSGLQIVEAQITDDSPSLGRKLNDLLLPQQTLIALVIDAGGHPHVPNAETQLSTGDKVLAVTRPDAEDTLRQILIG is encoded by the coding sequence GTGTACATCATCATCGTCGGCGGCGGCAAGGTCGGCTTCTACCTGGCCAGCGAGCTGGTGGCCGAGGGGCACGAGATCCTGGTGATCGAGCAGGAGCCGGCCAAGGTCGCGCGCATCAACGACGAGCTGGGCGACGTGGCCGTGCAGGGCGACGGCTGCGAGGCGGCCGTGCTGGAGAACGCCGGCACCGGCCGCGCAGACATGTTCATCGCCGTGACCGGCGACGACGAGGATAACCTCGTCTCCTGCCAGGTGGCGCGCAAGAAGTTCGACGTGCCGCGCACGATCGCCCGCCTGAACAACCCGAAGAACGCGCTGATCTTCAAGAAGCTCGGCATCGATACGACCGTGAGCGCCACGGCGGCGATCATGGCGCACATTGAGCAGGAGCTGCCGACGCATCATCTGATTCCGTTGCTTAGCCTGCGCGGCAGCGGCCTGCAGATCGTGGAGGCGCAGATCACGGACGACTCGCCCTCACTGGGCCGCAAGCTGAACGACCTGCTCCTGCCGCAGCAAACGCTGATCGCGCTGGTGATCGACGCCGGCGGACACCCGCACGTGCCCAACGCGGAGACCCAGCTCAGCACCGGCGACAAGGTGCTCGCCGTCACCCGCCCCGACGCCGAAGACACGCTGCGGCAGATTTTGATCGGCTGA
- a CDS encoding TrkA family potassium uptake protein produces the protein MKVIIMGCGRVGAQLATTLDREGHDVTVLDTTSAAFARRLPPEFRGRAIVGNGIDVDVLRRAGIATADAFVAVTQGDNRNVMAAQVAQHIFNVPRVVCRIYDPIREEIYHTLGIETISPTKVGAQLLKDALLR, from the coding sequence ATGAAGGTGATCATCATGGGCTGCGGCCGTGTCGGCGCCCAGCTCGCCACGACGCTCGACCGCGAGGGGCACGACGTCACGGTGCTGGACACGACCAGCGCCGCCTTCGCCCGCCGCCTGCCGCCGGAGTTCCGTGGCCGCGCCATCGTCGGCAACGGCATCGACGTGGACGTGCTGCGCCGCGCCGGCATCGCCACCGCCGACGCCTTCGTGGCCGTGACGCAGGGCGACAACCGCAACGTGATGGCGGCTCAAGTCGCGCAGCACATCTTCAACGTGCCGCGCGTGGTCTGCCGCATCTACGACCCGATCCGCGAGGAGATCTACCACACGCTGGGCATCGAAACGATCAGCCCGACGAAGGTCGGGGCGCAACTGCTGAAAGACGCGCTGCTGCGCTGA
- a CDS encoding class I SAM-dependent methyltransferase, which yields MLTLETLAALRTPAGEMLLAEAGAIAAEWPDPLRAITRLRRRHPPELAAAALETVQLRARAAAKFPEAARMFFTAEALEQASSAAAAAHIAARFAGQAGSIQDVLDLGCGLGGNTIALARVARVTAIDRDPLRLALARANAEACGVAERISFMQADLLDDSLPAAGAAFCDPGRRTPDGARLFDPRRWQPPLDAALRLAARFPAFGIKAAPGIRDADLPPGCEAEFVQEGSTLGIAMLWLGAFAGAERRATLLPSGETLGFTPLEPVAVAAPRAVLYEPQPAAIRARLLQQLGHALDATRIDETTAFLSADAARPTPFATAYAIDEWLPFNLKALQRRLRALRVGRVVVKTRASPLDPQQLERLLKLDGPEERVLVLTRVLGRHAALICRRVDTSERAS from the coding sequence GTGCTCACGCTGGAGACGCTGGCAGCGCTGCGTACCCCGGCCGGCGAGATGCTGCTGGCGGAAGCCGGCGCCATCGCGGCCGAATGGCCCGACCCGCTGCGCGCCATCACCCGCCTGCGCCGGCGCCATCCGCCGGAACTGGCAGCGGCCGCGCTGGAGACGGTGCAGCTACGCGCCCGTGCCGCCGCAAAGTTCCCCGAGGCGGCGCGCATGTTCTTCACCGCCGAGGCGCTGGAGCAGGCGAGCAGCGCCGCCGCCGCCGCGCACATCGCCGCGCGTTTCGCCGGCCAGGCAGGGTCCATTCAAGATGTCCTCGACCTGGGCTGCGGCCTCGGCGGCAACACGATCGCGCTGGCCCGCGTGGCGCGCGTCACGGCGATCGATCGCGACCCCCTGCGCCTTGCCCTGGCGCGGGCGAACGCCGAGGCCTGCGGCGTGGCTGAGCGCATCAGCTTCATGCAGGCCGACCTGCTGGACGACTCGCTGCCGGCGGCCGGCGCGGCCTTCTGCGACCCCGGCCGCCGCACGCCCGACGGCGCTCGCCTCTTCGACCCGCGCCGCTGGCAGCCGCCGCTCGATGCCGCGCTGCGACTGGCGGCGCGCTTCCCCGCCTTCGGCATCAAGGCCGCGCCGGGGATCCGCGACGCCGACCTGCCGCCCGGCTGCGAGGCCGAGTTCGTGCAGGAGGGGAGCACGCTCGGCATCGCCATGCTCTGGCTGGGCGCCTTCGCCGGCGCCGAGCGCCGCGCCACGCTGCTGCCTTCGGGCGAAACTCTGGGCTTCACGCCCCTCGAACCGGTGGCCGTGGCCGCGCCGCGTGCCGTGCTTTACGAGCCGCAGCCCGCCGCGATCCGTGCCCGCCTGCTGCAGCAGCTCGGCCATGCGCTTGACGCCACGCGCATCGACGAGACCACGGCGTTTCTGAGCGCGGACGCCGCGCGGCCGACGCCCTTCGCCACGGCCTACGCGATCGACGAGTGGCTGCCCTTCAACCTCAAGGCGCTGCAACGCCGCCTGCGCGCGCTGCGCGTCGGCCGCGTCGTCGTCAAGACGCGCGCCTCACCGCTCGACCCGCAGCAGCTCGAACGCTTGCTGAAGCTCGACGGCCCCGAAGAGCGCGTGCTCGTGCTCACGCGCGTGCTGGGCCGGCACGCGGCGCTGATCTGCCGGCGCGTTGACACGTCCGAGCGGGCTTCCTAG
- a CDS encoding metallophosphoesterase family protein produces the protein MLIGLISDTHIPESAPEIWPQVYEAFKGVDLILHAGDLHVLDVVNRLERLAPIYVARGNGDDGGAGRPVVPEDPRLRDSWVLDLAGFKVGMTHAFEFPEWPPHRTFDTMLQYAFGGPVDIVICGHTHVTMVENYKGVLIVNPGSPMFPRNMNTSLGNIGFLELARGRARAWIEQLV, from the coding sequence TTGCTGATCGGCCTGATTTCAGACACGCACATTCCGGAATCCGCGCCGGAGATCTGGCCACAGGTCTACGAGGCATTCAAGGGCGTCGACCTGATCCTGCACGCCGGCGACCTGCACGTGCTCGACGTGGTGAACCGGCTGGAGCGGCTGGCGCCGATCTACGTGGCTCGCGGCAACGGCGACGACGGCGGCGCCGGCCGCCCCGTGGTGCCAGAAGACCCGCGCCTGCGCGACTCCTGGGTACTGGACCTCGCCGGCTTCAAGGTCGGCATGACGCACGCCTTCGAGTTCCCCGAGTGGCCGCCCCACCGCACCTTCGACACGATGTTGCAGTATGCCTTCGGCGGGCCCGTGGACATCGTGATCTGCGGTCACACGCACGTGACGATGGTGGAGAACTACAAGGGCGTGCTGATCGTCAATCCCGGCAGCCCCATGTTCCCGCGCAACATGAACACTTCGCTGGGCAACATCGGCTTCCTGGAGCTGGCGCGCGGCCGCGCCCGCGCCTGGATCGAACAGCTCGTCTAG
- the priA gene encoding primosomal protein N', whose product MPFAEVAVNAPQRFGQTFSYAVPAGLRLAPGDAVLVPFGPRRLPGIVIDVGEQAAYQGELRPIEQRLGDEPLLLPHQVRLARWLAERYLAPLPAALAMALPPGARAPADLLPPARAALPGLRLLGSAEQALRVLAQLPPATAGRALRSVAALLEGGGMRSLRELRRAHGLTPAVEKALIEAEIVESAALPSEPPRCASAEEQAPRAHRLTPDQQRAVQAIGQAMRNRFAGIGGPGSFLLHGVTGSGKTEVYLAALDIARAHGRQGIVLVPEIALTPQTERRFAERFPERVAVAHGRLSRARRRALWFAARAGEVDVVVGPRSALFVPVPRPGLIVLDEEHEPSYKQSDPAPRYHAREAAAELARLSGAVLVLGSATPDLGSYRRAQTHDAALLRLPQRVAPRADGTPEPVAQPALDVIDMARELREGNANVLSRALDAALAHTLAEGEQSLLFLNRRGSATLLLCRDCGYAPRCPRCSVSYALHAAAGKLLCHHCRHARGVPTRCPKCQGQRFRPVGIGTQRLEELVRERFPAARVLRWDGDTAGTPAKHAEMAAAVAGHKVDIVVGTQIIAKGHDFSGVTLVGVVSADLSLNIPDFRAAERTFQLLVQVAGRAGRRARPGRVFVQTYAPGHYAVRAAAEQDYAAFYAREAAFRRQLAYPPYGALTRLVHANRNEAAAEQQAERYAAKLRAERQRLGLPGPEIVGPAPCYLSKLAGRFRWQILLRGGAFRELLAAVPPPAGWIIDVEPVDVL is encoded by the coding sequence GTGCCGTTCGCCGAAGTCGCCGTCAACGCCCCGCAGCGGTTTGGCCAGACCTTCAGCTACGCCGTGCCCGCGGGTCTGCGGCTGGCGCCGGGCGACGCGGTGCTGGTGCCCTTCGGTCCGCGCCGGCTGCCCGGCATCGTCATCGACGTCGGCGAGCAGGCCGCCTACCAGGGCGAGCTGCGTCCGATCGAGCAACGCCTGGGCGACGAGCCGCTGCTCCTGCCGCACCAGGTCCGCCTCGCCCGCTGGCTGGCCGAGCGCTACCTCGCGCCGTTGCCTGCGGCCCTGGCGATGGCGCTGCCGCCCGGCGCCCGCGCGCCGGCCGATCTGCTGCCGCCCGCCCGCGCCGCGCTGCCCGGCCTGCGCCTGCTCGGGAGCGCCGAGCAGGCCCTGCGCGTCCTGGCGCAGTTGCCGCCCGCCACGGCCGGCCGTGCCCTGCGCAGCGTGGCCGCGCTGCTGGAAGGCGGCGGCATGCGCTCGCTGCGAGAGCTGAGACGCGCCCACGGTCTCACCCCGGCGGTGGAGAAGGCGCTCATCGAAGCAGAGATTGTTGAATCTGCGGCGCTGCCGTCCGAGCCGCCGCGCTGCGCATCAGCCGAGGAACAGGCGCCGCGGGCGCACCGGTTGACCCCGGACCAGCAGCGCGCCGTGCAGGCGATCGGCCAGGCGATGCGCAACCGCTTCGCCGGCATTGGCGGGCCGGGTTCTTTCCTGCTGCACGGCGTCACGGGCAGCGGCAAGACGGAGGTCTACCTCGCCGCGCTCGACATCGCCCGCGCCCACGGCCGCCAGGGCATCGTGCTGGTGCCGGAGATCGCGCTCACGCCGCAGACGGAGCGGCGCTTCGCCGAGCGCTTCCCCGAGCGCGTGGCCGTGGCGCACGGCCGGCTCAGCCGCGCCCGCCGCCGCGCCCTCTGGTTCGCCGCCCGCGCCGGCGAAGTCGATGTCGTCGTCGGGCCGCGCTCCGCCCTGTTCGTGCCCGTGCCGCGCCCCGGCCTGATCGTGCTGGACGAGGAGCACGAGCCTTCCTACAAACAGTCCGACCCGGCGCCGCGCTACCACGCGCGCGAGGCCGCCGCCGAGCTGGCGCGGCTCAGCGGCGCCGTGCTGGTGCTGGGCAGCGCCACGCCCGACCTGGGCAGCTACCGCCGGGCGCAGACGCACGATGCCGCCCTGCTGCGCCTGCCGCAGCGGGTGGCGCCGCGCGCCGACGGTACGCCCGAGCCGGTGGCGCAGCCCGCGCTGGACGTGATCGACATGGCGCGCGAGCTGCGCGAGGGCAACGCCAACGTGCTCAGCCGCGCCCTGGACGCGGCGCTGGCGCACACGCTGGCCGAGGGCGAGCAGTCGCTGCTCTTTCTCAACCGCCGCGGCAGCGCCACACTCTTGCTCTGCCGCGACTGCGGCTACGCGCCGCGCTGTCCGCGCTGCTCTGTCTCCTACGCGTTGCACGCCGCGGCGGGCAAGCTGCTCTGCCACCACTGCCGCCACGCGCGCGGCGTGCCCACGCGTTGCCCAAAATGCCAAGGCCAGCGCTTCCGCCCGGTGGGCATCGGCACGCAGCGGCTTGAGGAGCTGGTGCGGGAGCGCTTTCCCGCCGCGCGCGTGCTGCGCTGGGACGGCGACACGGCGGGCACGCCGGCGAAGCATGCGGAGATGGCGGCCGCGGTGGCCGGGCATAAAGTCGATATCGTCGTCGGCACGCAGATCATCGCCAAGGGGCACGACTTCAGCGGCGTGACGCTCGTGGGCGTGGTCAGCGCCGACCTCTCGCTCAACATCCCCGACTTCCGCGCCGCCGAGCGGACCTTTCAACTGCTGGTGCAGGTGGCGGGCCGCGCCGGCCGCCGCGCGCGGCCCGGCCGTGTCTTCGTGCAGACCTACGCCCCCGGCCACTACGCCGTGCGCGCCGCCGCCGAGCAGGACTACGCCGCCTTTTACGCGCGCGAGGCCGCCTTTCGCCGCCAGCTCGCCTATCCGCCCTATGGCGCGCTGACGCGGCTGGTGCACGCCAACCGCAACGAGGCGGCGGCCGAGCAGCAGGCCGAGCGTTACGCGGCGAAGCTGCGCGCTGAGCGCCAGCGGCTCGGCCTGCCGGGGCCGGAGATCGTCGGCCCGGCGCCTTGCTACCTCAGCAAGCTGGCCGGCCGCTTCCGCTGGCAGATCCTGCTGCGCGGCGGCGCGTTTCGCGAGCTGCTGGCCGCCGTGCCCCCGCCTGCCGGCTGGATCATCGATGTCGAGCCGGTAGACGTGCTGTGA
- the rplS gene encoding 50S ribosomal protein L19, which produces MDMSSFVELQPNPNIPEFGAGDTIRVSAKVVEGDRERTQVFEGVVIRRRRAGSSSNFTVRRITHGVGVERTFLLYSPRVEKVEVVRLGKVRRSRLYYLRGLTGKAARIKERARPAVRK; this is translated from the coding sequence ATGGACATGAGCAGTTTCGTCGAGCTTCAGCCGAACCCCAACATCCCGGAGTTCGGCGCCGGCGACACGATCCGCGTCAGCGCCAAAGTCGTCGAGGGCGACCGTGAGCGCACCCAGGTCTTCGAAGGTGTGGTGATCCGCAGGCGCCGCGCCGGCAGCAGCAGCAACTTCACCGTGCGCCGCATCACGCACGGTGTCGGCGTCGAGCGCACCTTCCTCTTGTATTCGCCGCGCGTGGAGAAGGTCGAGGTCGTGCGCCTGGGCAAAGTCCGCCGCTCGCGCCTCTACTATCTGCGCGGCCTCACCGGCAAGGCCGCCCGCATCAAAGAGCGGGCGCGGCCGGCGGTGCGCAAGTAG
- the trmD gene encoding tRNA (guanosine(37)-N1)-methyltransferase TrmD produces the protein MRIDILTLFPNMVAAPLGESIVGRARAGGLVEIAVRDIRDYAAGRHKVCDDYPYGGGAGMVMKPEPIFAAAEALAAADPRRGPVVLLSPGGRRFTQTIAEEYAAHERLTLICGHYEGVDERVREHIATDELSVGDFVLSGGEPAAIVVVDAVVRLLPGVLGGAESLAEESHASHGAHGGGLLEYPQYTRPANFRGWQVPATLLSGHHEEVARWRRRQALLRTALRRPDLLARAELAAAEREWLAGELDAAQRREEPTGPDNDR, from the coding sequence ATGCGTATCGACATCCTCACGCTCTTCCCGAACATGGTGGCGGCGCCGCTGGGCGAGAGCATCGTCGGGCGGGCGCGCGCGGGCGGGCTGGTCGAGATCGCCGTGCGCGACATCCGCGACTACGCCGCCGGCCGGCACAAGGTCTGCGACGACTACCCCTACGGCGGCGGCGCCGGCATGGTGATGAAGCCCGAGCCGATCTTCGCCGCCGCCGAGGCGCTGGCCGCCGCAGACCCGCGCCGCGGCCCCGTCGTGCTGCTCTCGCCCGGCGGGCGGCGTTTTACCCAGACGATCGCCGAGGAGTACGCCGCACACGAGCGGCTGACGCTGATCTGCGGCCACTACGAGGGCGTGGACGAGCGCGTGCGCGAGCATATAGCCACGGACGAACTGAGCGTCGGCGACTTCGTGCTCTCCGGCGGCGAGCCGGCGGCGATCGTGGTGGTCGACGCCGTGGTGCGCCTCTTGCCCGGCGTGCTGGGCGGCGCGGAGTCGCTGGCCGAAGAGTCGCACGCCTCGCATGGCGCGCACGGCGGCGGGCTGCTGGAGTACCCGCAGTACACGCGGCCGGCCAACTTCCGCGGCTGGCAGGTTCCTGCTACACTTTTGAGCGGCCATCACGAGGAGGTGGCGCGCTGGCGCCGCCGGCAGGCGCTTTTGCGCACGGCCCTGCGCCGCCCCGACCTCCTCGCCCGCGCCGAGCTTGCCGCCGCCGAGCGCGAATGGCTCGCCGGCGAGCTTGACGCCGCGCAGCGCCGCGAGGAACCAACCGGCCCGGATAACGACAGATAA